The following nucleotide sequence is from Longimicrobiales bacterium.
TTGATGGCCACCCCGAGATCACCACACGCCACACCGGCAAAGGTCGCCGTGCCATCTGGGCTGGTGAGCCCCTCGGCAAGCACCCCCGCCCCCGAGTACAACACGACGGGGTAGTTCGCCACAGGCGTCCCACCGGTTTGAACATGGGCGACGATCTTCCCAAGGCAGGGGGTCAATTCGAGCCGGACCGACTCGACGTGGCCTTCTTCCATGAGGATTCCGTCGTGGACTACGTCGTACTCTTCAGCTCCACGAAACGACTCGGGAAGTACAGCACCCACTGCCCAATGCCCAAAGGCAACATCCCGAAACTCGATTTTGCCTGCGCCGTTGCTCATCCCCTGTGCGACGGTCCCAGTCGGGGAGCGTAAGGACACCTCTATGTCGGGAAGCGGCACGCCTACACCATCTACAATCGAGACCTCAACGACGCCCGGACCAACCTTCAAAAATCGGAACGTGGCCTCAGCGGCACCGCCCTCCATCAACGCGATGCCGTCAACGGTGGTGGTGCTCGATCCCCCCTCGAGTTCCTCCGGCCTCACGAACCCTTCTGGAGGCTCTGCGTACACTCCATAGTTATTCGGAGGCACGAAGCTGAACGTGTGGCGGCCGTCTGGCCCAGTCTCGCCGTCCGCCATCGCCCGCTCGCCTATATAAAGAACCAGTCGGGCACCGGGAACCGGATCGCCAGAGGTCCGCGTCGCCTGAACGGTGATCTCACCGTACTCGACCGCGTCACTCACAATTTCGGCGCACGCCGAGAGTGTGCACGTGATCAGCGCGAGGCAGAGAGTACGCATCAGCTGTCGGCCGTCACGGCGATGTCCCCTGTAGGTACCGTCGGGACGGTCAAAGCCATCCAGGCGAGGGCCAACACGAACCAGAAGACGGGTTCAGCCAGAGACTGATAGAAGACGTTGAACACGGCGATCCCGGCGATCAGGGGACGAAATGGACCTGGAATGACGACTGGCACCCCCACGAGCAGCAGCCCAACGAGGAGCGCAATCGCACCCGCCTCCGCCGCCAGAGTAACATACATCGAGTGGAAGTTTCCATATTTGTTTCCAGGAAATACGTCCTGAAGCAGCAAGTAGGAATTCCCATACCCTACTCCGGTGGCCGCCCGTTTCACGGACGATGTGGCCTCCTTCGCGCCTCGCTCGAGTAGGCGCAGGTGATCTTGGGAGGACCCCTCGTCGATCGAAAAGCGCGACTCCAACGGGGCCAACCATCGTGCGGCACTTTCCCTGGACGGTGGGCTCGCCAGCAGGAATCCCGCGGTAAGCGCCAGACCTGCCAAAGATGCCAGCACCGTTCCCGGACGGACACGAACGGAGCGATCCGCGACCAGCGCGACCACTGCGGTAACAGCCAATGCCAGGAGGTTCGAACGCGAGAGGGTGAAGGAGAGCAAGAGGACGCCCACAGCCACCCATCCGGTCTTCACGCGTCCGGGCATTCCCCACCGCGCAATGATGAAGGTGTACACAAGCAGGACAAGTCCAGCCCGGTTGGGGTCGGCGACTTGCCCCGATAACCGAGGGACAAAGCCAGCGTAGGTAGCGGCTGCCAAGTCGATCGACACCGGGCCGAACGCGAGAGGCGGCGGGCTACCGGCGAAGAAGGCCCATACTTCAGCGACATTGAACACCAACGCCAACGCCACCCCCAACTTGGCGCCGGCTACGAGCACGCGGTAGCGATCTGTCCTCTGGGTGAGGACGAAGGCCATGAGCACGCCGCCCAACGCCAGCGCCACAAGCAGCACCGAACGCCGAGCCGACGAGGGGGGATCCGTCGCCAAGAACGTGGACACCAACGCGATCGACAGGAAGGCGCATAAGAGCGCCCCGTACCCCACACCCCAACCGGAAAGGGAGACGCGTCGCCGAAGACCCGCGCCCCATACGGCAAAGACGGTGAGATAGACGGGCGTCAACACTAGGAAGGGAGTGAGTACAAAGCTCGCGCGCCCTCCAACAAGGTCGATCCGGTCTGCGGCAAGTACCGCGACCCACAGCGCAAACAACACGCCGGTGACCCCGATTCCACGCTCCTTAGACATGTCTTCTCGGCAGATGTGACGAAGGGACGACGGCCCCACGGGTGGTCACGGTACGTCGAGGCAAGCTAGACCTCAACCGTTGACTGCTAGGCCCAACCCGAGGGCCCAATTAGTTTGTGCGATGCCCGAAGAGCACCTCGAAGAAGTGAAATCGCCGACGCCGTCTGAACGACTCTCTCGGATCAGGCGCAACCCTGTGGCCCGCGACGCGGCGGTTCTTTACCTCGCGCATGCCCTGGCGTTGTTGGTCCCGCTCGCCACCATCCCGTACCTCGCTCGGGTACTGGGTCCCCAGGGCTGGGGGCTAGTCGTGTTCTCCCAATCTCTGGGCGCGTGGCTGGCGTTGGTCATCGAGTATGGGTTCGACCTGTCGGGTACGCGTGAGATCGCCCGGCACCGGGACGACCACGGACATGTCGCTCGGACAGTCGCCGGGGTGCAGGGAGCGAAGTTGCTCGTTTGTAGCGCACTCGTGGGCCTGATCGTGCTCCTGCGCTCGGTCCCGGCATTCGCCGCTGAGCCGCGACTGCTCTGGTGGGCCACGGCGTTTGCGCTCGCGAGGGGAGTCAGCCCCGCCTGGTATTTCTTTGGTGTTGAGCGACTCCGACTCCCTGCGCTGATGGAGAGTGCCGCCAAGGTCACCGCAGCGGCGGGAATCTTCTTGCTCATTCGCGAACCCGGTGACGGCTGGAAGGTGCTGGCTCTACAAGCCGTCACCATGGGCACTGTAGTTCTGGTAATGACGTTCATGATGTACCGGCGAGTTGCGTTGCTGCGGCCACGCTTGAACGAGGCGGTCCGCACGTTACGGGAGGGGGTGGGAGTTTTCGTATTCAGGAGTGCTTCCGGCGTCTACTTGCAGGCAAATGGGTTCATTCTCGGTCTCCTCGCGGCACCGAGCGCAGTCGCCTTCTTTGGCGGGGCGGAAAAGATCGTGAGAGCGGGAGTGAACCTTTTCCAGCCCCTCTCACAGACGCTTTTTCCTCGAATCAGTCATCTCGCCGTCAGAGACAACGCTGCTGCTGCCCGCACCCTCAGGGTGGGCATGGTCATTATGGGGGCGATGGGTCTCGCACTGATGCTCACACTATTCATGGGCGCCCCCTTCTTGGTAAACCTGCTCTTGGGGCCCGGCTACGACGAGGCCGTTCCACTGGTGCGGTTACTCGCCCTGCTCCCACCCATAATCGCGGTCGGCACGATGTTCGGAATTCAGTGGGCGCTCCCCGCAGGACTCGAGCGGCCATTCTATTTACTCGTCGTCGCAGCGGGTCTGGTGAACATCGCGATGGCGTTCGTCTTGGTACCCAGACTGGGTGCCTTCGGCATGGGCCTCGGAGTCGTCACCGCAGAGTTATTGGTCGCGCTCGGACTTCTGGTGGTGTTCCGGAATCGCAGCGGCCGATTCTGGCCTCTCACGTTCCCGGTCTCAAAGGCAGGCAAGCCCGGTGACCCTGGAAGCCGGAAAGCAGGTCCATGA
It contains:
- a CDS encoding carboxypeptidase-like regulatory domain-containing protein codes for the protein MRTLCLALITCTLSACAEIVSDAVEYGEITVQATRTSGDPVPGARLVLYIGERAMADGETGPDGRHTFSFVPPNNYGVYAEPPEGFVRPEELEGGSSTTTVDGIALMEGGAAEATFRFLKVGPGVVEVSIVDGVGVPLPDIEVSLRSPTGTVAQGMSNGAGKIEFRDVAFGHWAVGAVLPESFRGAEEYDVVHDGILMEEGHVESVRLELTPCLGKIVAHVQTGGTPVANYPVVLYSGAGVLAEGLTSPDGTATFAGVACGDLGVAIKPEYGWDVPAGRGTSFVDGLLLSRGGEESASFSISRCVGTVIAHVTDQAGDPVSGAALTLFVSTGVLAEATTGEAGAYTFTSVGCRIELGVRVTPPPGYTVVQGRGTSFLDGILLEPGQQKSVTFRVAKS
- a CDS encoding oligosaccharide flippase family protein; its protein translation is MPEEHLEEVKSPTPSERLSRIRRNPVARDAAVLYLAHALALLVPLATIPYLARVLGPQGWGLVVFSQSLGAWLALVIEYGFDLSGTREIARHRDDHGHVARTVAGVQGAKLLVCSALVGLIVLLRSVPAFAAEPRLLWWATAFALARGVSPAWYFFGVERLRLPALMESAAKVTAAAGIFLLIREPGDGWKVLALQAVTMGTVVLVMTFMMYRRVALLRPRLNEAVRTLREGVGVFVFRSASGVYLQANGFILGLLAAPSAVAFFGGAEKIVRAGVNLFQPLSQTLFPRISHLAVRDNAAAARTLRVGMVIMGAMGLALMLTLFMGAPFLVNLLLGPGYDEAVPLVRLLALLPPIIAVGTMFGIQWALPAGLERPFYLLVVAAGLVNIAMAFVLVPRLGAFGMGLGVVTAELLVALGLLVVFRNRSGRFWPLTFPVSKAGKPGDPGSRKAGP